One part of the Candidatus Eisenbacteria bacterium genome encodes these proteins:
- a CDS encoding cytochrome c3 family protein → MSRHGATVVLVASLLGVSAGMASAQPGAWPNGTSVVETLHNLSYSASSNRYGANSVRDYGEVCVYCHTPHGGQTSAPLWNRNFSVSTYQMYDQSHSTTIDMTVDPQPTGVSMACLSCHDGTVGLDVITNVPNSYSGSAAVGTTMPAGMFNLGTDLRNDHPVSVSYDNTLDTKFKSSTSVTAAGLQLYSGKVQCASCHNPHTAANRPFLRVSNGGSNLCLTCHIK, encoded by the coding sequence ATGAGTAGGCATGGCGCAACAGTAGTCCTGGTGGCATCGCTCCTGGGCGTGTCGGCGGGCATGGCCTCGGCTCAGCCTGGCGCCTGGCCGAACGGCACGTCGGTCGTGGAGACGCTGCACAACCTGTCCTATTCGGCGTCCAGCAATCGGTACGGCGCGAACTCGGTCCGGGACTACGGGGAGGTCTGCGTCTACTGCCACACCCCGCACGGCGGGCAGACCAGCGCCCCCCTGTGGAACCGCAACTTCTCCGTTTCCACGTACCAGATGTATGACCAGAGTCACAGCACCACCATTGACATGACCGTGGATCCGCAGCCGACCGGCGTGTCCATGGCCTGTCTCTCGTGCCACGATGGAACCGTGGGCCTGGACGTGATCACCAATGTGCCGAACAGCTACTCCGGCTCCGCCGCGGTGGGCACCACCATGCCCGCCGGGATGTTCAACCTGGGCACGGACCTCAGGAACGACCACCCGGTGTCCGTTTCCTATGACAACACGCTGGACACCAAGTTCAAGAGCTCGACTTCGGTCACCGCGGCTGGGCTGCAGCTCTACTCCGGCAAGGTCCAGTGCGCGAGCTGCCACAACCCCCACACGGCAGCCAACCGTCCGTTCCTGAGGGTCTCGAACGGGGGGAGCAATCTTTGCCTGACCTGCCACATCAAGTAA